A single region of the Ramlibacter henchirensis genome encodes:
- a CDS encoding DUF6502 family protein: MTWAQAACARVMRPLVRLALGMGLKHPHLESMLRDLLLEEATRLWQRQGVAAPNISQLAVTTGLNRKDVTARVRRPADPLPHTELSAAAKTFTRWLQLAGQDAALQRLPIAAGNEGTSFEDVAREASRGDVHHRAVLDELMRLGMCSKVDATHVELTAEGFVPTADLQSTLAFLGDNLRDHASAAVSNALGEAPLLLERAVYAEGLSEADCEAVHQLMRQRWSALHRELVSQLSEAITRSGAQGARRLRVGVYLFHDEREAQG, translated from the coding sequence TTGACCTGGGCCCAAGCTGCGTGCGCGCGCGTGATGCGCCCGCTGGTGCGGCTCGCCCTCGGGATGGGGCTGAAGCACCCGCACCTCGAAAGCATGCTGCGGGACCTGCTGCTGGAGGAAGCCACGCGCCTGTGGCAACGCCAGGGCGTGGCAGCGCCGAACATCAGCCAGCTCGCGGTGACGACGGGCCTCAATCGCAAGGACGTCACGGCCCGCGTGCGCCGGCCCGCCGATCCGCTGCCGCACACCGAACTGTCGGCCGCGGCCAAGACCTTCACTCGCTGGCTGCAGCTGGCCGGCCAGGACGCCGCGCTGCAACGCCTGCCGATCGCCGCGGGCAACGAGGGCACTTCATTCGAGGACGTGGCGCGCGAGGCGAGCCGCGGCGACGTGCACCACCGCGCGGTGCTCGACGAGCTGATGCGCCTGGGCATGTGCTCCAAGGTCGATGCTACGCACGTGGAGCTGACGGCCGAAGGCTTCGTGCCCACCGCGGACCTGCAAAGCACCCTCGCCTTCCTTGGCGACAACCTGCGTGACCATGCGTCGGCGGCGGTGTCCAACGCACTGGGCGAGGCGCCGCTGCTGCTGGAGCGCGCGGTGTACGCCGAAGGTTTGAGCGAAGCCGACTGCGAGGCCGTCCACCAGTTGATGCGGCAGCGGTGGTCGGCGTTGCACCGTGAGCTGGTGAGCCAGTTGAGCGAAGCCATCACCCGCAGCGGCGCGCAAGGGGCGCGCCGATTGCGCGTGGGCGTCTACCTGTTCCACGATGAGCGGGAGGCGCAGGGATGA
- a CDS encoding endonuclease/exonuclease/phosphatase family protein: protein MIVITWNIQWGRGVDGRVDLPRIVDIVKRWAPFDVLCLQEVADNYPGLQGLAAGVNQFAELGRLLPDYHPAEGVAVERWTPGVGRQRFGNMILSRNAPLQVLRHLLPRPPDALNHSMPRMVLEAVLDTPSGPLRVMTTHLEYYAAVQRAAHIDALRHLQEEAAVHASPAAGKEGNPFEPRPRGPRAILTGDFNCDASGPEIAKLQAPLAGAPRWVDAWTCAHPGQPHAKTVGLYDHEQWQHKASSFDFCFVTEDLAPRVRRLEVDLQTQASDHQPVLLEVDLTR from the coding sequence ATGATCGTGATCACCTGGAACATCCAGTGGGGCCGCGGCGTCGACGGCCGAGTGGACCTGCCGCGCATCGTGGACATCGTGAAGCGCTGGGCGCCCTTCGACGTGCTCTGCCTGCAGGAAGTCGCGGACAACTACCCCGGCCTGCAAGGGCTGGCCGCCGGGGTGAACCAGTTCGCCGAACTCGGCCGGCTCCTGCCGGACTACCACCCGGCCGAGGGCGTCGCGGTCGAACGCTGGACGCCCGGCGTGGGCCGCCAGCGCTTCGGCAACATGATCCTCAGCCGAAACGCGCCGCTGCAGGTGCTGCGGCACCTGCTTCCCCGTCCGCCCGATGCGCTGAACCACAGCATGCCGCGAATGGTGCTGGAGGCGGTACTCGACACACCGAGCGGGCCGCTGCGGGTCATGACCACGCACCTCGAGTACTACGCCGCGGTCCAGCGCGCCGCGCACATCGATGCGTTGCGGCACCTGCAGGAGGAAGCGGCCGTCCATGCCTCTCCCGCGGCCGGCAAGGAGGGCAATCCTTTCGAGCCGCGGCCGCGCGGCCCGCGCGCCATCCTCACCGGCGACTTCAACTGCGATGCCTCCGGTCCGGAGATCGCGAAGCTGCAGGCGCCCCTGGCCGGCGCGCCGCGCTGGGTGGATGCCTGGACCTGCGCCCATCCCGGCCAGCCTCACGCCAAGACCGTGGGCCTGTACGACCACGAACAGTGGCAACACAAGGCTTCGAGCTTCGACTTCTGCTTCGTCACAGAGGACCTCGCGCCGCGCGTTCGGCGGCTGGAGGTCGACCTGCAGACGCAGGCCTCGGACCATCAGCCGGTGCTGCTGGAGGTCGACCTCACCCGGTAG
- a CDS encoding PilZ domain-containing protein, producing the protein MAMVEPRVVVPLRRRQEKRGAERFEMELPLTVGNAGAGTTRDLSVSGLSFTSRQPYVVGEEIDVTVEYLLDGHNFPLRCRATVVRCDASPGGFTIGAKLNTAFVE; encoded by the coding sequence ATGGCGATGGTCGAACCCAGGGTGGTCGTGCCGCTGCGGCGGCGCCAGGAAAAACGCGGCGCGGAGCGCTTCGAGATGGAACTGCCGCTGACGGTGGGCAACGCCGGAGCCGGCACCACCCGCGACCTGAGCGTCAGCGGCCTGTCGTTCACCTCGCGGCAGCCCTACGTCGTGGGCGAGGAGATCGACGTCACCGTCGAATACCTGTTGGATGGGCACAACTTCCCGTTGCGATGCCGCGCCACGGTGGTGCGCTGCGACGCGTCCCCCGGCGGTTTCACCATCGGCGCGAAGCTGAACACCGCATTCGTCGAGTAG
- a CDS encoding CDP-alcohol phosphatidyltransferase family protein → MQQQTAPRHFSMLRGFHLADFFTLGNAACGVGAVFLAMLYLSSGDTTHFLLSAALAPAAFAFDVLDGRIARARHQHSALGRELDSLSDVISFGVAPAALGFAAGLEGGWDAAALIYFVCCGVSRLARFNVTAESLAGNTGKVSYFEGTPIPTSVVLTAVLAFAAWQDRIGDALYGGVLELGPWDLHPLSLLFVLSGSLMISKTLRIPKF, encoded by the coding sequence ATGCAGCAACAAACCGCCCCCCGACACTTCTCCATGCTGCGAGGCTTCCACCTCGCGGACTTCTTCACCCTGGGGAACGCGGCCTGCGGGGTCGGCGCGGTGTTCCTGGCGATGCTGTACCTGTCCAGCGGCGACACGACGCATTTCCTGCTCTCGGCAGCGCTGGCACCGGCCGCCTTCGCGTTCGACGTGCTCGACGGCCGGATCGCCCGGGCGCGGCACCAGCACTCGGCGCTCGGCCGGGAACTGGACTCGCTGTCCGACGTCATCTCCTTCGGCGTCGCGCCCGCGGCGCTGGGCTTCGCCGCGGGGCTGGAAGGCGGTTGGGACGCGGCTGCGCTGATCTATTTCGTGTGCTGCGGCGTGAGCCGGCTTGCGCGCTTCAACGTCACGGCCGAGTCGCTCGCGGGCAATACGGGCAAGGTCAGCTACTTCGAAGGCACGCCGATTCCGACCAGCGTGGTCCTTACCGCCGTGCTGGCCTTCGCCGCGTGGCAGGACCGCATCGGTGACGCCCTCTACGGCGGCGTGCTGGAGCTCGGACCGTGGGACCTGCATCCCCTGTCGCTGCTGTTCGTGCTGTCGGGCAGCCTGATGATCAGCAAGACGCTGCGGATCCCGAAGTTCTGA
- the thpR gene encoding RNA 2',3'-cyclic phosphodiesterase, which produces MGASTASAARLFLALWPPPRVRQALHAIQTQWLWPEGAALVDPARLHVTLHFLGQVPLARIDEFTRGLAVPCEPHVLDLAQARNTRWPGGLAVLEFDATPELARLHAALAQALRSLDCPVEARAYRPHVTFARRAFGARPPADAPATLPSWRIDDGYVLVRSVPGRGYEVLHAYRPA; this is translated from the coding sequence ATGGGCGCTTCTACCGCGTCCGCTGCCCGCCTCTTCCTGGCCCTGTGGCCGCCGCCACGCGTTCGCCAGGCGCTGCACGCGATCCAGACACAGTGGCTCTGGCCCGAAGGCGCGGCGCTGGTCGATCCGGCGCGACTTCACGTCACGCTGCACTTCCTCGGCCAGGTGCCGCTCGCGCGCATCGACGAGTTCACCAGAGGGTTGGCCGTGCCTTGCGAGCCACACGTGCTCGACCTCGCGCAGGCGCGCAACACCCGCTGGCCGGGCGGCCTCGCGGTGCTGGAGTTCGATGCCACGCCCGAGCTTGCGCGGTTGCATGCGGCGCTCGCGCAGGCGTTGCGTTCGCTCGACTGCCCGGTGGAAGCGCGCGCCTATCGTCCGCACGTGACGTTCGCGCGGCGCGCTTTCGGCGCGCGGCCGCCTGCCGATGCGCCCGCGACACTGCCGTCATGGCGCATCGACGACGGCTATGTGCTCGTTCGCAGCGTGCCGGGGCGCGGCTACGAGGTCCTTCATGCGTATCGGCCCGCCTGA
- the trxC gene encoding thioredoxin TrxC encodes MSEPLHVVCPSCRTTNRVQSAQLGSDPSCGRCKQPLFQGKPVSLDEAGFDKQVARSELPVLVDFWAPWCGPCRAMAPAYEQAARQLEPHVRVAKVNTEEAQALGARLDIRSIPTLALFMGGREIARQPGALTRPEDIVRWARAQLAAHAPA; translated from the coding sequence ATGAGCGAGCCGCTACACGTCGTCTGTCCTTCATGCCGCACCACCAACCGGGTGCAAAGCGCCCAGCTCGGCAGCGATCCGAGCTGTGGCCGGTGCAAGCAGCCGCTGTTCCAGGGCAAACCGGTCTCTCTTGACGAAGCGGGGTTCGACAAGCAGGTCGCGCGCAGCGAACTCCCGGTGCTGGTGGATTTCTGGGCGCCTTGGTGCGGACCCTGCCGCGCGATGGCGCCGGCGTACGAGCAGGCGGCGCGCCAGCTGGAGCCGCACGTGCGCGTCGCCAAGGTCAACACGGAGGAGGCGCAGGCACTGGGCGCGCGGTTGGACATCCGCAGCATTCCGACGCTCGCGCTCTTCATGGGCGGCCGCGAGATCGCGCGCCAGCCCGGCGCGCTCACGCGGCCCGAGGACATCGTCCGCTGGGCGCGTGCCCAGCTCGCCGCCCACGCACCCGCCTGA
- a CDS encoding MFS transporter, translated as MSRTATLAGPRAASHAVESPYAWLRLAVSLLLMTIGSSGMYSVSVVLPAIQAEFGIDRGAASLPYTATMIGFGLGGILMGRLADRFGVIVPVAIGGAALGAGYIAAGLAPALWTFCLAQGLLIGLLGTSATFAPLVSDTSQWFDRRRGTALAICMSGNYMAGALWPPVMQHFIEGVGWRQTYIGMGVFCLATILPLAWLLRPRPPVAAATPAAGVAVAGTRDTRRPMGLSPAVAQTLLCVAGVACCVAMSMPQVHIVAYCSDLGFGAVRGAEMLALMLGMGVVSRLVSGWISDRIGGLRTLLLGSILQGVALLMFLPSEGLVSLYLVSAMFGLFQGGIVPAYALIVREHFAPAEAGARVGTVLMATLFGMALGGWMSGAVFDLTGSYRAAFINGIAWNALNLGIVLYLLYRVRSTSSSTG; from the coding sequence ATGTCGCGCACCGCCACCCTCGCCGGCCCCCGGGCCGCCTCCCACGCCGTCGAATCGCCTTACGCCTGGCTGCGCCTGGCCGTGTCGCTGCTGCTGATGACGATCGGCAGCTCGGGCATGTATTCGGTGTCGGTGGTGCTGCCGGCCATCCAGGCGGAATTCGGCATCGACCGCGGCGCGGCGTCGCTGCCTTACACGGCGACCATGATCGGCTTCGGCCTGGGCGGCATCCTGATGGGACGCCTGGCCGACCGCTTCGGCGTGATCGTGCCGGTGGCCATCGGCGGCGCCGCGCTCGGGGCCGGTTACATCGCGGCGGGCCTGGCGCCTGCCTTGTGGACGTTCTGCCTCGCGCAGGGCTTGCTGATCGGGCTGCTGGGCACCTCCGCGACCTTTGCGCCGCTGGTTTCCGATACGTCGCAGTGGTTCGACCGCCGGCGCGGCACCGCGTTGGCCATCTGCATGAGCGGGAACTACATGGCCGGCGCGCTCTGGCCACCGGTCATGCAGCACTTCATCGAGGGTGTCGGCTGGCGCCAGACCTACATCGGCATGGGCGTGTTCTGCCTGGCGACGATCCTGCCGCTGGCCTGGCTCCTGCGGCCGCGTCCGCCGGTGGCCGCGGCGACGCCCGCTGCGGGCGTGGCCGTCGCGGGAACGCGCGACACGCGCCGGCCGATGGGCCTGAGCCCCGCGGTGGCGCAGACGCTGCTGTGCGTCGCCGGCGTGGCCTGCTGCGTGGCGATGTCGATGCCGCAGGTGCACATCGTGGCCTACTGCTCCGACCTGGGTTTCGGCGCTGTGCGCGGCGCCGAGATGCTGGCCCTCATGCTGGGCATGGGCGTCGTGAGCCGGCTGGTGTCGGGCTGGATCTCCGACCGCATCGGCGGGCTGCGCACGCTGCTGCTCGGGTCCATCCTGCAGGGCGTCGCGCTGCTGATGTTCCTGCCGTCCGAGGGGCTGGTGTCGCTGTACCTGGTGTCGGCGATGTTCGGGCTGTTCCAGGGCGGCATCGTGCCGGCCTACGCGCTCATCGTGCGCGAGCACTTCGCGCCCGCCGAGGCCGGTGCCCGGGTGGGCACCGTGCTCATGGCGACGCTGTTCGGGATGGCGCTGGGCGGCTGGATGTCCGGGGCCGTGTTCGACCTGACCGGGTCCTACCGCGCGGCGTTCATCAACGGCATCGCATGGAACGCGCTGAACCTGGGCATCGTGCTGTACCTGCTCTACCGGGTGAGGTCGACCTCCAGCAGCACCGGCTGA
- a CDS encoding alkaline phosphatase D family protein has product MSALRDPHRRRLLKAAAAAAGLLGLPGCAGSPARWQSDPFSLGVASGSPAADSVVLWTRLLPARGALPDGGQSALPVLWEVAHDPGFSRIVQRGQTLALPQLAHSVHVEAGGLEPDRWYFYRFHSGDATSPVGRTRTLPAPDAQPSRLRLSYASCQRWEHGYYAAWRHMRDEQLDLVMFLGDYIYEYPNATAAVRSFPTLGWVHTLSDYRERYALHRSDPDLQAMHAQCPWLLTWDDHEVQNDYAGTKEGDPYPWGMNASGDFAARRAAAYQAYYEHMPLRASEFARALTQHAGASELRLHSRYRFGRLADLLLLDARQYRDPQVCTPRAPRPSGLVSPSTCAAWNDPRRTLLGTAQEQWLDGMLSQAGGGWTVLGQQTLFGRRDNLPGEGELVWNDGWDGYSAARTRLTESLRRHAVRNTVMLGGDVHENWVGHVKADYLRPESDTLGVEFCGTSITSQAGGPELVAARLAENPHFVFADGWQRGYGVAEFTPQRLTTTLRVLDDARRSSASIATLARFTVEDGRPRLERA; this is encoded by the coding sequence ATGTCCGCCCTCCGTGATCCGCACCGCCGCCGGCTCCTGAAGGCCGCTGCCGCCGCGGCGGGCCTGCTGGGGCTTCCGGGCTGCGCGGGCAGTCCGGCGCGCTGGCAGTCCGATCCGTTCTCGCTGGGCGTGGCCAGTGGCTCGCCGGCCGCCGACTCGGTGGTGCTGTGGACTCGGCTGCTGCCGGCACGCGGCGCCTTGCCCGATGGCGGCCAGTCCGCGCTGCCGGTGCTCTGGGAAGTCGCGCACGACCCCGGCTTCTCGCGCATCGTCCAGCGTGGCCAGACGCTTGCGCTGCCGCAGCTGGCGCACAGCGTCCACGTCGAGGCCGGGGGACTGGAACCGGATCGCTGGTATTTCTACCGCTTCCACAGCGGCGATGCCACCAGCCCGGTCGGGCGTACCCGCACCTTGCCGGCGCCGGACGCGCAGCCCTCGCGACTGCGCCTGTCGTACGCCTCCTGCCAGCGCTGGGAGCACGGCTACTACGCGGCCTGGCGCCACATGCGCGATGAGCAGCTGGACCTCGTGATGTTCCTCGGCGACTACATCTACGAGTACCCGAACGCCACCGCCGCGGTCCGCAGCTTTCCGACGCTCGGCTGGGTGCATACCCTGTCGGACTACCGCGAGCGCTACGCGCTCCATCGCAGCGACCCGGACCTGCAGGCCATGCACGCGCAGTGCCCGTGGCTGCTCACCTGGGACGACCACGAGGTGCAGAACGACTACGCGGGCACGAAGGAGGGCGATCCCTATCCCTGGGGCATGAACGCCTCGGGCGATTTCGCCGCGCGGCGCGCCGCGGCCTACCAGGCGTACTACGAGCACATGCCGCTGCGCGCATCGGAATTCGCGCGCGCGCTCACGCAACACGCGGGCGCGTCCGAATTGCGCCTGCACTCGCGCTATCGCTTCGGCCGCCTGGCCGACCTGCTGCTGCTGGACGCGCGGCAGTACCGCGACCCGCAGGTCTGCACGCCTCGCGCACCGCGTCCTTCCGGCCTGGTCTCGCCCTCCACGTGCGCGGCCTGGAACGATCCCCGTCGTACGCTGCTGGGCACCGCGCAGGAGCAGTGGCTCGACGGCATGCTGTCCCAGGCCGGCGGCGGCTGGACGGTGCTGGGGCAGCAGACGCTGTTCGGCCGCCGCGACAACCTTCCGGGCGAAGGCGAGCTGGTGTGGAACGACGGCTGGGACGGCTACTCCGCCGCGCGGACGCGCCTGACCGAGTCGTTGCGCCGCCACGCCGTTCGCAACACGGTCATGCTCGGCGGCGACGTCCACGAGAACTGGGTCGGCCATGTCAAGGCCGACTACCTGCGGCCCGAGAGCGACACGCTGGGCGTGGAGTTCTGCGGCACCAGCATCACCTCGCAGGCGGGAGGGCCGGAACTGGTCGCGGCCCGCCTGGCCGAGAACCCGCATTTCGTGTTCGCCGACGGCTGGCAGCGCGGCTACGGCGTCGCGGAGTTCACGCCGCAGCGTCTCACCACCACCCTGCGCGTGCTGGACGATGCCCGGCGATCCAGCGCCAGCATCGCCACGCTGGCGCGCTTCACCGTCGAGGACGGCCGCCCGCGGCTGGAGCGGGCCTGA
- a CDS encoding PilZ domain-containing protein: MQDAQLRQRSAERFGLALPITMEGEECSSHDISATGVLIESSAAPPLGSQVSLMLQYRAHGQDFSLGCTGEVVRVEKHGDNYNIAVRLAEPLFQDAVPQEGGTG; the protein is encoded by the coding sequence ATGCAGGACGCACAGCTGAGGCAGAGATCCGCCGAGCGCTTCGGGCTGGCGCTGCCCATCACGATGGAAGGCGAGGAGTGTTCCTCGCACGACATCAGCGCCACTGGCGTCCTGATCGAATCGTCCGCGGCGCCGCCGCTGGGGTCCCAGGTCTCGCTGATGCTCCAGTACCGCGCCCATGGACAGGATTTCAGCCTGGGCTGCACGGGCGAGGTGGTGCGCGTCGAGAAGCACGGCGACAACTACAACATCGCGGTTCGGCTGGCCGAGCCGCTGTTCCAGGATGCCGTGCCGCAGGAAGGCGGCACCGGCTGA
- a CDS encoding DUF5666 domain-containing protein yields MKRRTLIVAVPAAVAVASCGGGGGGDVASVGSGGTGISGEGVGSGGTGIFASSAVGSISGFSSVIVNGVRFETGQATLNLSDADTLKLGMTVHVRGVVSEDLQTGNASTIVSAADVRGPVDWVDPAQGYVKVWSTPIYIDAWTVFANGLTSLNDLQQGEPVQIYGLPGTGPGVRATRIERVAAVGTPVLSGTAQAVDLASSTLQVGGLRIGFIPALLQALGISPESLEGQPVRVRGTQSGSLLTGAVVEPWYPVTKVDGERLAVEGLVTRFTSLASLQVDGVPVDASRARVSGRASSIVVGARLEVAGTWNGSVLVASRIKLREVAPDPDTGNGGSDGGNGNGGGNGGSGNGGNGSGNGGSGNGGSGGSGGDGGGSGSGDADEIDYIARGNIGALRSASDFKIQGQDINAGGADVVFVKGTAADLRNGRRVLVTGSRVENDVLIARRVEFL; encoded by the coding sequence ATGAAGCGCCGCACCCTCATCGTCGCGGTCCCGGCCGCGGTGGCGGTCGCCAGCTGCGGCGGTGGCGGGGGCGGTGACGTCGCCAGCGTCGGCTCGGGTGGCACCGGCATCTCCGGCGAAGGCGTGGGTTCCGGCGGCACCGGCATCTTCGCCTCCTCCGCCGTGGGCTCGATCTCCGGATTCAGCAGCGTGATCGTCAATGGCGTGCGCTTCGAGACCGGCCAGGCGACGCTGAACCTGAGCGACGCCGACACGCTCAAGCTGGGCATGACCGTGCACGTGCGCGGCGTCGTCAGCGAAGACCTGCAGACCGGCAACGCGTCCACGATCGTCTCCGCCGCGGACGTGCGCGGGCCGGTCGACTGGGTCGATCCGGCGCAGGGCTACGTGAAGGTCTGGTCCACGCCGATCTACATCGACGCCTGGACGGTGTTCGCCAACGGGCTGACTTCGCTGAACGACTTGCAGCAGGGCGAGCCGGTGCAGATCTACGGCCTGCCCGGCACCGGTCCGGGGGTGCGCGCCACCCGCATCGAGCGCGTGGCGGCCGTGGGCACGCCGGTGCTTTCCGGCACCGCGCAGGCGGTCGACCTGGCCTCGTCCACCCTGCAGGTGGGCGGGCTGCGCATCGGGTTCATCCCCGCATTGCTGCAAGCCCTCGGGATCTCGCCCGAGTCGCTGGAAGGACAGCCGGTGCGGGTGCGCGGCACCCAGTCCGGCAGCCTGCTCACCGGCGCCGTGGTCGAGCCGTGGTACCCGGTGACGAAGGTGGACGGCGAGCGCCTCGCGGTCGAAGGCCTGGTCACGCGCTTCACCAGCCTCGCCTCGCTGCAGGTGGACGGCGTGCCGGTCGACGCTTCCCGGGCTCGCGTGTCGGGACGCGCGTCCTCCATCGTGGTCGGAGCGCGTCTGGAGGTCGCCGGCACCTGGAACGGCAGCGTGCTGGTGGCCAGCCGCATCAAGCTGCGCGAGGTCGCGCCCGATCCGGACACCGGCAACGGCGGCAGCGACGGCGGGAACGGCAACGGCGGCGGCAACGGCGGATCCGGCAATGGCGGCAACGGCAGCGGAAACGGTGGCAGCGGAAACGGTGGCAGCGGCGGAAGCGGTGGAGACGGTGGAGGCAGCGGCAGCGGTGATGCCGACGAAATCGACTACATCGCGCGCGGCAACATCGGCGCCTTGCGGTCCGCGTCCGACTTCAAGATCCAGGGGCAGGACATCAACGCCGGCGGCGCCGACGTGGTGTTCGTCAAGGGAACGGCGGCGGACCTTCGCAACGGGCGCCGCGTGCTGGTCACCGGTTCGCGCGTCGAGAACGACGTGCTGATCGCACGGCGGGTGGAGTTCCTGTGA
- a CDS encoding DUF5985 family protein: MAEVVYFLCALTSLSCFVLLFRAWRGSGARLLFWSSMCFAGMTVNNTLLVLDKVVFPTEVDLGTWRLAVALAAVLLLVFGLVWEEE; this comes from the coding sequence ATGGCCGAGGTCGTGTACTTCCTGTGCGCCCTCACCAGCCTCAGCTGCTTCGTGCTGCTCTTCCGCGCGTGGCGCGGCAGCGGTGCCCGGCTGCTGTTCTGGAGCTCGATGTGCTTCGCGGGCATGACGGTCAACAACACGTTGCTGGTGCTGGACAAGGTGGTGTTCCCCACCGAGGTGGACCTGGGCACCTGGCGGCTGGCGGTGGCGCTCGCGGCGGTGCTGCTGCTGGTGTTCGGCCTGGTCTGGGAAGAGGAATAG
- a CDS encoding ABC transporter substrate-binding protein — translation MRSLRILATAIALATPLAHAAQVVVGQVGPMSGMEANQGRAYGAGMQLVFDSVNKAGGVNGHTFSLVRKDDGGRPEDTLSATRQLLAENKPLVLAGYFGNRNVGDLVQSGLLEKDRIPLVGYRTSELRYDNPWLFNVRAGLRDELNKLTEHLATIGITQLALFYEDGPGAPALIAAAEAAAAKAKATIIGKAGYAAGTAAATPAVDAFLKHKPQAILMVSSGAAAAGFIEQYRAAGGTAQLFAHSGADIEQLSKRLSEEQMQGVAIAQVTPSPYKISSRLAKEFADLTARTPNLEVPVSYAMMEGFITGKVIVEAVRRQGARPTREGIVGALESMDRLDLGGYMIGFKPGVRTGSRFVELSIISGSGKIRQ, via the coding sequence ATGAGAAGCTTGCGCATCCTGGCCACGGCAATCGCCCTCGCCACCCCCCTCGCCCACGCGGCCCAGGTCGTCGTCGGCCAGGTCGGGCCCATGTCCGGCATGGAGGCCAACCAGGGCCGCGCCTATGGGGCCGGCATGCAGCTGGTCTTCGACAGCGTCAACAAGGCAGGCGGCGTCAACGGCCACACCTTCAGCCTGGTGCGCAAGGACGACGGCGGCCGCCCCGAGGACACCCTCAGCGCCACCCGCCAGCTGCTGGCCGAGAACAAGCCCCTGGTGCTGGCCGGCTATTTCGGCAACCGCAACGTCGGCGACCTCGTGCAGTCGGGGCTGCTGGAGAAGGACCGCATCCCGCTGGTCGGCTACCGGACGTCGGAATTGCGGTACGACAACCCCTGGCTTTTCAACGTCCGCGCCGGCCTGCGCGACGAGTTGAACAAGCTCACCGAGCACCTGGCCACCATCGGCATCACGCAGCTCGCGCTGTTCTACGAGGACGGCCCCGGGGCCCCGGCGCTGATCGCCGCCGCCGAGGCGGCCGCAGCCAAGGCCAAGGCCACGATCATCGGCAAGGCCGGCTACGCCGCCGGCACTGCCGCCGCGACGCCCGCGGTCGACGCGTTCCTGAAGCACAAGCCGCAGGCCATCCTGATGGTTTCCAGCGGTGCGGCCGCCGCCGGCTTCATCGAGCAATACCGGGCCGCAGGCGGCACGGCGCAGCTGTTCGCGCACTCGGGTGCCGACATCGAGCAGCTCTCCAAGCGCCTGTCCGAGGAGCAGATGCAGGGCGTGGCCATCGCGCAGGTCACGCCCAGCCCGTACAAGATCTCCAGCCGCCTGGCCAAGGAGTTCGCCGACCTCACCGCCAGGACGCCCAACCTCGAGGTGCCCGTCAGCTACGCGATGATGGAAGGCTTCATCACCGGGAAGGTGATCGTGGAGGCGGTGCGCAGGCAGGGCGCGCGCCCGACACGCGAAGGCATCGTCGGCGCCCTGGAGTCGATGGACCGGCTTGATCTCGGCGGCTACATGATCGGCTTCAAGCCCGGAGTGCGCACGGGATCGCGGTTCGTGGAGCTGTCGATCATCAGCGGGTCGGGGAAGATCAGGCAGTAA
- a CDS encoding DUF5985 family protein: MDEMLMGAIAVASLVAGLFFFRFWRSSRDTFFLFFALSFWIEAANRVALTVLFGSEFEPVFYLVRIVAYGLIVVAILQKNRKRS, translated from the coding sequence ATGGACGAAATGCTCATGGGCGCCATCGCCGTCGCGTCGCTCGTCGCGGGGCTCTTTTTCTTCCGGTTCTGGCGAAGCTCTCGCGACACCTTCTTCCTGTTCTTCGCGCTTTCGTTCTGGATCGAGGCGGCCAACCGGGTGGCACTGACCGTCCTTTTCGGCAGCGAGTTCGAGCCGGTCTTCTACCTGGTCCGCATCGTGGCCTACGGCCTCATCGTGGTGGCCATCCTGCAGAAGAACCGCAAGCGGTCCTGA